A genome region from Rhizobium sp. N324 includes the following:
- a CDS encoding precorrin-3B C(17)-methyltransferase: protein MSGRLFVIGTGPGNPEQMTPEALAAVEAATDFFGYGPYLDRLQLRDDQLRHASDNREELDRAGAALSMAADGAKVCVVSGGDPGVFAMAAAVCEAVDNGPAAWRAVDLTILPGITAMLAVAARAGAPLGHDFCAISLSDNLKPWDIIENRLELAARAGFVIALYNPISRARPWQLGEAFKLLRNHLPAATPVIFGRAAGRPDERIAVQPLSQADASMADMATCVIIGSAETRIVARPGRLDLVYTPRFMAGGKR, encoded by the coding sequence ATGAGCGGCCGGCTTTTCGTGATCGGCACCGGTCCCGGCAATCCCGAGCAGATGACGCCGGAAGCGCTGGCCGCCGTCGAGGCGGCAACGGATTTCTTCGGTTACGGCCCCTATCTCGACCGGCTGCAGCTTCGCGACGATCAGCTGCGGCATGCCTCGGACAATCGCGAAGAACTCGACAGGGCAGGGGCGGCCCTTTCGATGGCAGCGGATGGCGCCAAGGTCTGCGTCGTCTCCGGCGGCGATCCCGGCGTCTTCGCCATGGCGGCCGCCGTCTGCGAGGCGGTCGACAACGGGCCGGCAGCCTGGCGGGCCGTCGATCTCACTATCCTGCCCGGCATCACCGCGATGCTGGCGGTGGCGGCAAGAGCAGGCGCCCCGCTTGGCCACGACTTCTGCGCCATCTCGCTCTCCGACAATCTAAAGCCTTGGGATATAATAGAAAACCGTCTCGAATTGGCGGCCAGGGCAGGCTTCGTCATCGCCCTTTATAACCCGATCAGCCGGGCGCGGCCCTGGCAACTCGGCGAAGCCTTCAAGCTGTTGCGCAACCATCTGCCGGCAGCGACACCGGTCATTTTCGGCCGGGCGGCCGGACGGCCGGACGAACGCATCGCGGTGCAGCCGCTGTCGCAGGCGGATGCGTCGATGGCCGATATGGCGACCTGCGTCATCATCGGATCGGCCGAAACCCGGATCGTGGCGCGGCCCGGCCGGCTGGATCTCGTTTATACGCCGCGCTTCATGGCGGGGGGGAAGAGGTGA
- a CDS encoding MocE family 2Fe-2S type ferredoxin, whose protein sequence is MSGNWIEVCGKDEIDEEDVIRFDHGGRTFAVYRSPDDEFYATDGLCTHEHIHLADGLVMEEIIECPKHNGRFNYKTGEAKGAPVCVNLKTYPVKVEGGAVFIAI, encoded by the coding sequence ATGAGCGGAAATTGGATCGAAGTCTGCGGCAAGGATGAGATCGACGAAGAGGATGTCATCCGCTTCGATCATGGCGGGCGCACCTTTGCGGTCTACCGCAGCCCCGACGACGAATTCTACGCCACCGACGGGCTCTGCACGCATGAACATATCCATCTCGCCGACGGGCTTGTCATGGAGGAGATCATCGAATGCCCGAAACATAACGGCCGCTTCAACTACAAGACAGGCGAAGCCAAAGGCGCACCGGTCTGCGTCAATCTCAAGACCTATCCCGTGAAGGTCGAAGGCGGCGCCGTCTTCATCGCGATCTGA
- a CDS encoding cobalt-precorrin-6A reductase yields MGRPRILILGGTGEARLLAEALAARGNCDILLSLAGRTEKPAAQPVPVRIGGFGGAVALADFLKAGGYGLLIDATHPFAERISANAAFAAEATGIAAIALRRPEWQCLPGDRWCDVRSIPAAIEALGPSPRRVFLATGRQGAHHAEAAPQHFYLIRSVDPIEPPLAIANVDYLLDRGPFTVEGECALLKQHRIDAVIAKNSGGAATYAKIEAARLLGIEVMMVARAAASTIKTVGTVKAALTAVDHLFPPAMKRGV; encoded by the coding sequence ATGGGAAGACCTCGCATTCTGATCCTCGGCGGCACGGGCGAGGCACGGCTGCTGGCCGAAGCGCTGGCGGCACGGGGAAACTGCGATATTCTTCTGTCGCTTGCTGGGCGTACCGAAAAACCGGCCGCGCAGCCGGTTCCGGTCCGCATCGGCGGGTTCGGTGGTGCTGTCGCGCTCGCCGATTTCCTGAAGGCGGGTGGCTATGGTCTGCTGATCGATGCCACGCATCCCTTCGCCGAGCGCATTTCCGCCAATGCCGCCTTTGCGGCCGAGGCCACTGGCATAGCTGCGATCGCTCTTCGCCGTCCCGAGTGGCAATGCCTGCCGGGCGATCGCTGGTGTGATGTGCGGAGCATTCCCGCCGCCATCGAAGCGCTCGGCCCCTCCCCTCGCCGGGTCTTCCTGGCGACCGGTCGGCAGGGTGCGCATCATGCAGAAGCGGCGCCGCAACATTTCTATCTCATCCGCAGCGTCGATCCCATCGAGCCGCCGCTGGCGATTGCCAATGTCGACTATCTCCTCGATCGCGGTCCGTTCACCGTGGAAGGCGAATGCGCTTTGCTGAAGCAGCACCGCATCGACGCCGTCATTGCCAAGAACAGCGGTGGCGCCGCCACCTATGCGAAGATCGAAGCGGCCCGCCTGCTTGGCATCGAGGTGATGATGGTGGCGCGCGCAGCGGCATCCACAATCAAAACGGTCGGAACTGTCAAGGCGGCGCTGACGGCGGTCGATCACCTCTTCCCCCCCGCCATGAAGCGCGGCGTATAA
- the cobM gene encoding precorrin-4 C(11)-methyltransferase → MTVHFIGAGPGAADLITVRGRDLIGQCPVCLYAGSIVSTELLQYCPADARIVDTAPMSLDEIEAEYLSAAAAGQDVARLHSGDLSVWSAVAEQVRRLEKHGIAYTMTPGVPAFAAAASALGRELTIPSVAQSLVLTRVSGRASPMPNDETLAKFGATGATLAIHLAIHALKQVVEELTPLYGADCPVAIVVKASWPDERILRGTLSNIEAKVAAEPIERTAIIFVGPSLAAEDFRESSLYDPAYQRRFRGRE, encoded by the coding sequence ATGACGGTGCATTTCATCGGCGCGGGGCCTGGGGCTGCGGATTTGATCACAGTGCGTGGCCGCGATCTCATCGGCCAATGCCCGGTCTGCCTCTATGCCGGCTCGATCGTCTCGACGGAACTGCTGCAATATTGCCCGGCGGATGCACGTATCGTCGATACCGCGCCGATGTCGCTCGACGAAATCGAGGCGGAATATCTCAGCGCCGCTGCCGCCGGCCAGGATGTGGCCCGGCTGCATTCCGGCGATCTCTCGGTCTGGAGCGCGGTTGCCGAGCAGGTGCGCCGGCTTGAAAAACACGGCATCGCCTATACGATGACACCGGGTGTTCCGGCCTTTGCCGCGGCCGCCTCGGCGCTCGGGCGTGAGCTGACGATCCCATCAGTGGCCCAGAGCCTGGTGCTCACTCGCGTTTCCGGCCGGGCGTCACCGATGCCGAACGACGAGACGCTCGCCAAATTCGGCGCAACGGGCGCCACACTGGCGATCCATCTGGCGATCCACGCGCTGAAGCAGGTCGTGGAGGAATTGACGCCGCTTTACGGCGCCGATTGCCCGGTCGCCATCGTCGTCAAGGCCTCCTGGCCGGACGAGCGCATCCTGCGCGGCACGCTCTCAAATATCGAGGCGAAGGTTGCGGCCGAACCGATCGAACGCACGGCGATCATCTTTGTCGGCCCGTCGCTTGCGGCAGAGGATTTTCGCGAGAGCTCGCTCTACGACCCCGCCTATCAGCGCCGGTTCCGAGGCCGGGAATAA
- a CDS encoding fatty acid desaturase family protein — MTIQAKKRDYDLLGESGRTAVETGLAAAQWYHTEIPRKEMKALMQRSDAPGIRDTVIWLGSMLVLAGLGVYFWGSWVALPFFLAYGVLYGSASDSRWHECGHGTAFKTRWMNDAVYQIACFMIMRNPVTWRWSHTRHHTDTVIVGRDPEIAVMRPPDLVRLVLNFLGILDVWHAIVDMSRNAFGVVSAAEKTFIPEMEQPKAIRIARIWLAIFLATIAAALVMGSILPLMLIGLPRLYGAWHHVLTGLLQHGGLADNVIDHRLNSRTVYMNPISRFIYWNMNYHVEHHMFPMVPYHALPRLHAMIKHDLPAPNPSIWSGYREMIPAFLRQLRNEDYFLKRELPATARPYREEFHNELAPAAQ, encoded by the coding sequence ATGACGATCCAGGCAAAGAAACGAGACTACGACCTGCTCGGCGAAAGCGGCCGCACCGCTGTCGAGACGGGGCTGGCGGCAGCGCAATGGTACCACACGGAAATTCCGCGCAAGGAAATGAAGGCGCTGATGCAGCGTTCGGATGCCCCTGGTATCCGTGACACGGTTATCTGGCTCGGCAGCATGCTGGTCTTGGCTGGGCTCGGCGTCTATTTCTGGGGCTCGTGGGTCGCGCTGCCCTTCTTCCTTGCCTATGGCGTGCTCTATGGCTCGGCCTCCGACAGCCGCTGGCACGAATGCGGCCACGGCACCGCCTTCAAGACGCGCTGGATGAACGACGCCGTCTACCAGATCGCCTGCTTCATGATCATGCGCAACCCGGTGACCTGGCGCTGGAGCCACACACGCCACCACACCGATACCGTTATCGTCGGCCGCGATCCCGAGATCGCCGTCATGCGGCCGCCCGATCTCGTCCGGCTGGTCCTCAATTTCCTCGGCATCCTCGATGTCTGGCATGCGATCGTCGACATGTCGCGCAATGCCTTCGGCGTCGTCAGCGCGGCTGAGAAGACCTTCATTCCGGAGATGGAGCAGCCGAAGGCGATCCGCATCGCCCGCATCTGGCTGGCGATCTTTCTCGCCACGATCGCCGCAGCACTCGTCATGGGTTCGATCCTGCCGCTGATGTTGATCGGCCTGCCCCGCCTCTACGGCGCCTGGCACCATGTGCTGACCGGATTGCTGCAGCATGGCGGCCTTGCCGACAACGTCATCGACCACCGGCTGAACAGCCGTACGGTCTATATGAACCCGATCAGCCGCTTCATTTACTGGAACATGAACTACCACGTCGAACATCACATGTTCCCGATGGTGCCCTACCACGCGCTTCCGAGGCTGCACGCGATGATCAAACACGACCTGCCGGCGCCGAATCCGTCGATCTGGTCGGGCTATCGCGAGATGATCCCGGCCTTCCTGCGGCAGCTGCGCAACGAGGATTATTTCCTGAAACGCGAGCTGCCGGCCACCGCGCGGCCCTATCGCGAAGAGTTCCACAACGAGCTGGCTCCGGCCGCGCAATAA
- a CDS encoding LacI family DNA-binding transcriptional regulator — translation MRRPTISDLARASGVSVATVDRVLNGRHRVREETARRVYDAAQSIGYHAVGLIRQRVFEDLPQYKLAFLLQKPMQPFYQAFAREIEVAARAVTTARVQIQIDYPSASTPAAIVEKLRALGARNQAIALVAPDYPAVTAAIEELRERDIPVFSLLSDFASGVRNAYIGVNNRKVGRTAAWVIAKTARVPGKVACFVGSHRFHGHELREIGFRSYFRENAPEFDVIDTLINLDTPEITHEATLTLLQKHPDLIGLYVCGGGMEGAISAIREESLAGKIVLVVNELTPDSKAGLADDIVAMAIGTPLPALCKELIGLMTSAIENRETAVPGQFFLPFDIHISENI, via the coding sequence ATGCGCCGTCCGACCATCTCCGATCTCGCCCGTGCCTCGGGCGTCAGTGTTGCCACCGTCGACCGGGTGCTCAACGGTCGCCACCGCGTGCGCGAGGAAACCGCGCGGCGGGTTTATGACGCGGCCCAGTCGATCGGCTACCATGCCGTCGGCCTCATCCGGCAACGCGTCTTCGAGGATCTGCCGCAATACAAGCTGGCGTTCCTGCTGCAAAAGCCGATGCAGCCCTTCTATCAGGCTTTTGCTCGCGAGATCGAAGTGGCGGCGCGCGCCGTGACCACCGCCCGTGTCCAGATCCAGATCGACTATCCCTCCGCTTCGACACCGGCGGCGATCGTCGAGAAGCTCAGGGCCCTCGGCGCCCGCAATCAGGCCATCGCTCTCGTCGCTCCAGACTATCCTGCGGTGACGGCGGCAATTGAAGAACTGAGGGAAAGAGACATTCCCGTCTTTTCGCTGCTTTCCGACTTCGCCTCAGGGGTGCGCAATGCCTATATTGGCGTCAACAATCGCAAGGTCGGCCGCACCGCCGCCTGGGTGATTGCCAAGACTGCCCGTGTGCCGGGCAAGGTCGCCTGCTTCGTCGGCAGCCACCGTTTTCACGGACATGAGCTGCGTGAGATCGGTTTTCGTTCCTATTTTCGTGAAAACGCGCCGGAATTCGACGTCATCGATACATTGATCAACCTGGATACTCCCGAAATAACCCATGAGGCGACGCTGACGCTGCTGCAGAAGCATCCCGATCTCATCGGCCTTTATGTCTGCGGCGGCGGTATGGAGGGCGCGATCTCGGCGATCCGTGAGGAAAGTCTCGCCGGCAAGATCGTCCTCGTGGTCAACGAGCTGACGCCCGACAGCAAAGCCGGGCTTGCCGACGATATCGTCGCCATGGCGATCGGCACCCCCCTGCCCGCACTGTGCAAAGAGCTGATAGGGCTAATGACGAGTGCGATCGAAAACCGCGAAACGGCTGTTCCCGGCCAGTTCTTCCTGCCCTTCGATATCCATATTTCGGAGAACATCTGA
- a CDS encoding bifunctional cobalt-precorrin-7 (C(5))-methyltransferase/cobalt-precorrin-6B (C(15))-methyltransferase, with protein sequence MSDLSPASGPRWLTIIGIGEDGPEGLGEEARRLIATAPAVFGGTRHHALAASLITGERFSWQSPFAHSVDAILQRRGTPVVVLASGDPFLYGVGATLSRHVAAEEMRTIPAPSAFSLASSRLGWPLQDVAAISLHGRPIDLIKPHLHAGRRIIALTSDERGPGELAALLAADGFGQSQLTVLEALGGARERRRQALAADFDLTDIDSLNVCALQIAAGEGARILPFAAGLEDALFEHDGQITKREIRAMTLSALAPRHGELLWDIGAGSGSIGIEWMLANPSLKAIAIEQSPERAARVARNASAFGVPHLAVVEGAAPGALAGLPEPDAIFLGGGGSEPGVIDAAIAALKREGRLVANAVTLEMEGVLLSEHAKRGGSLTRIEISRAGSVGNMSGWRPAMPVTQWRWTKG encoded by the coding sequence ATGTCTGATCTCTCTCCTGCTTCCGGCCCGCGCTGGCTGACTATTATCGGCATCGGCGAAGATGGTCCAGAAGGGCTCGGCGAAGAGGCGAGGCGGCTGATCGCCACCGCGCCTGCCGTCTTCGGGGGAACACGGCACCATGCGCTTGCCGCGTCGCTGATCACAGGCGAAAGGTTTTCCTGGCAGAGCCCGTTCGCGCATTCGGTCGATGCCATTCTCCAGAGGCGCGGCACGCCCGTCGTCGTGCTCGCCTCCGGCGACCCGTTTCTCTACGGCGTCGGTGCAACGCTTTCCCGCCATGTGGCGGCGGAAGAAATGCGCACCATCCCGGCGCCATCGGCCTTCAGCCTCGCCTCCTCGCGTCTCGGCTGGCCGCTGCAGGACGTCGCGGCGATTTCGCTGCATGGCAGACCGATCGACCTGATCAAGCCGCATCTGCACGCCGGGCGGCGCATCATCGCGCTGACTTCGGACGAGAGGGGCCCGGGTGAGTTGGCTGCGCTGCTTGCCGCCGATGGTTTCGGTCAGTCGCAGCTTACCGTGCTCGAGGCGCTGGGCGGCGCACGGGAACGGCGAAGGCAAGCCCTGGCCGCGGATTTCGACCTCACGGACATCGATTCCCTCAACGTCTGCGCCCTGCAAATCGCGGCAGGGGAGGGGGCGCGCATTCTGCCTTTCGCCGCCGGGCTCGAAGACGCGCTGTTCGAGCATGACGGACAGATCACCAAACGCGAAATCCGGGCGATGACGCTGTCCGCGCTCGCGCCGCGCCATGGTGAACTGCTCTGGGATATCGGTGCGGGCTCGGGATCGATCGGCATCGAATGGATGCTGGCCAATCCATCGCTGAAGGCAATCGCCATCGAGCAGTCGCCGGAGCGGGCCGCGCGCGTCGCGCGCAACGCATCCGCCTTCGGCGTGCCGCATCTCGCCGTTGTCGAAGGCGCAGCGCCCGGCGCGCTGGCCGGCCTGCCGGAGCCGGATGCGATCTTCCTCGGTGGCGGCGGCAGCGAACCCGGCGTCATCGATGCAGCGATCGCCGCGCTGAAGCGGGAAGGGCGGCTCGTCGCCAATGCCGTGACGCTGGAGATGGAAGGCGTGCTGCTCTCAGAACACGCAAAACGCGGCGGCTCGCTGACACGGATCGAAATATCGCGCGCGGGGTCTGTCGGCAACATGAGCGGCTGGCGGCCGGCCATGCCGGTGACCCAATGGCGCTGGACGAAAGGATGA
- a CDS encoding TIM barrel protein: MTSIRFALNHMAAPSLAIDDFFALTKSLGIDAVEIRNDLSGNAILDGTKPETIKQAADRHGLTIISINALQRFNEWNAARAAEAQELIDYASACGAKALVLVPKNDGTGCADGERQANLRQSLTALKPMLEKAGIIGLVEPLGFEICSLRSKTEAAEAIKELGAQSTFKLVHDTFHHHLAGEAATFPELAGLVHISGVSDPSVSVADMRDSHRVLVDGDDRLDNAGQIKALLQAGYQGPFSFEPFAAEVHAVKDPAGALRASMEYLSARV; the protein is encoded by the coding sequence ATGACTTCCATCCGCTTTGCGCTCAACCATATGGCCGCGCCGTCGCTCGCCATCGATGATTTCTTCGCGCTGACAAAGTCACTCGGCATCGACGCGGTCGAGATCCGCAACGACCTTTCCGGCAACGCCATTCTCGACGGCACCAAACCGGAGACAATCAAGCAGGCTGCCGACCGCCACGGGCTGACGATCATCTCGATCAACGCGCTGCAGCGTTTCAACGAGTGGAATGCCGCAAGGGCCGCTGAAGCGCAGGAACTGATCGACTATGCCAGCGCCTGCGGCGCCAAGGCGCTCGTCCTTGTTCCGAAGAACGACGGTACCGGCTGCGCCGACGGCGAACGCCAGGCCAATCTGCGCCAGTCGCTGACGGCGCTGAAGCCGATGCTCGAGAAAGCCGGCATTATCGGCCTCGTCGAGCCGCTCGGCTTCGAGATTTGCTCGCTGCGTTCGAAGACCGAGGCGGCCGAGGCAATCAAAGAACTCGGCGCGCAATCGACTTTCAAGCTCGTCCACGACACCTTCCACCATCACCTTGCGGGCGAAGCCGCGACCTTCCCGGAGCTTGCCGGCCTCGTCCACATTTCCGGCGTCAGCGACCCCTCTGTTTCCGTTGCCGATATGCGCGATTCCCACCGCGTGCTCGTCGATGGCGACGACCGGCTCGACAATGCCGGGCAGATCAAGGCGCTGCTGCAGGCGGGCTACCAGGGTCCGTTTTCCTTCGAGCCATTCGCAGCCGAAGTGCATGCGGTCAAAGACCCGGCCGGTGCGCTTCGCGCCAGCATGGAGTATTTGTCCGCGCGGGTTTGA